The sequence GATAAAGACACAATGCGGTCCTGAATCCTAAGGGTGCGTTTTTTTGTCTATCTGAAATCATTCAAGGGATACATGATGTGGACAATAAAATTCCCATTGTCAAACAGATATCCTTGTATATCTGTTTTTATTTATGGGTAAAAATACATCTCTATTGACACAATCACAGCGTCCCTAAATTGGGGGAATTTTAATGAAAAGTAAGAACGAAAACGAAGAAATGCTAACAGGAGGGAATGTTTCAAGCGTATATCGTTTTGGAGATACTGTTCGACGAGAATTAAAGCCAGACAGTACCAAAATCCACAAATTATTAGAACATTTAGAAAGCAAAGATTTCAGATATGCACCAAAGTTTTTAGGTATTGATGAAAAAAATAGAGAGAAATTATCATTTATTCAAGGAGAAGCTGGTAATTATCCTTTAAAAAAATATATGTGGTCTAATGAGGTATTAAAAGAAATAGCGAAGATGCTCCGTCTTTACCATGAAGCTGTAAGTGACTTTCCCTTATCAGATGATTGGAAACCCATGGATAATACTCCAAATAAAATAGAAGTTGTATGCCACAATGATTTTGCGATATACAATATTATTTTTAATCATGAAAGACCAGTGGGGATCATTGATTTTGATATTGCTGGTCCTGGTCCTAGGCTTTGGGACATAGCCTATGCTCTTTACACTTGTGTCCCGTTAAGTAGGGTTTATCATACTGAAAAAGGAGAGGTAGTTTATTATAATTCATTACAGCATGCCGACCGTATAAAACAAAGAGTTAAATTGTTTTTTGAATCTTACGGTGAGGGGAGGGAAAAAGATTATTTAAAGATGGTATTGCTCCGATTAGAAGGTTTATGTAAATACATGAAAAGAAAAGCAAGTGAAGGTGACATTGCTTTTCAAAAGATGATAGATGAAGGGCACCATGAACATTATCAAAAAGATATTAAATTTATCCGTGAACATGGGAATGAGTGGATTTAAGGGTAAGTTTTGTTGGGGGACGGAGGAGCAGAGTTTTCTATTACTGTTCCCTTACCCTTTTACGTAGTAAACTTTAATCCACACCTGGAAACCCAGGATTCTCTAGCCCCCTTTTTGAAAGACCTTCAAAGAATTAATCTCTCCCTGAGAAAGGCCACCAACATGAATTGAGTCTGACCTAATCAATTACTTGTGTGGAAAAAGCAGAAGTCCTACGACTATTTAGAAAAGCTCCCCCCTTAAGAGAAGGTTCTGAAAGAGGAATTGTGTTCAAATTATTGAGATAAAAATCTAGTCCAAATATAAAACAGCAAAGAGGACGTTATTATTGATCTGTTCAAAAAAAGCAATAGTAGCGCCTTTTTCTCCTGAGGTTGGTACAAGGTCCCTGATGTCACTTTCTTAAAAAATCAGAGAAATAATAAAAGTGGCCACGATTCTAGTGAAATAAATGCAAGTAGGCTTGTAACGTTTGAGTGTGAAATTCGTCTAAATAGTAGGCTGTTTTCGAAAAAAATATTGCCCTTCGTATCAGATTACTTCCAGTGATATAGCAATGTTTCAGGCATCAATTCGTCTGTTTTTGATAAGAATCAACAGTGACATGGAGGAATTGGTCAAAAATCAGGTGAAATAGCTACAATGTATACGAAAAGAGCCAAATAGAAAAAAAGGGTGGTCATTGTATGAGATTGAAAAGAAGGTTTGTTTGGGCCTGGATGATTTTGATGGTCTTCTTGTTTGCAGCGTGCTCCTCGAGTAATGAAAATGCAGAATCGTCTAAGGATAAGAGCTCTGCTGATATGAAGGTTGAATCGAATGAAGACGGGGAAACGAGTGAGGAGGTCGCACTAAGCAACAGTAGTCAGCAAGAAGGAGAAAGTGTCGAAGAAATCGCGACGGCACAGACGACACGAAAAATAATTTATCAGTCTTTTCTTTCGATACGTGTAAAGGATTTTGAAAAATCTCAAACGTTTTTTACTAACGAAGCGACAAAAATGGGAGGGTATTTAGTCCAATCGAATGTA comes from Bacillus sp. 2205SS5-2 and encodes:
- a CDS encoding aminoglycoside phosphotransferase family protein; its protein translation is MKSKNENEEMLTGGNVSSVYRFGDTVRRELKPDSTKIHKLLEHLESKDFRYAPKFLGIDEKNREKLSFIQGEAGNYPLKKYMWSNEVLKEIAKMLRLYHEAVSDFPLSDDWKPMDNTPNKIEVVCHNDFAIYNIIFNHERPVGIIDFDIAGPGPRLWDIAYALYTCVPLSRVYHTEKGEVVYYNSLQHADRIKQRVKLFFESYGEGREKDYLKMVLLRLEGLCKYMKRKASEGDIAFQKMIDEGHHEHYQKDIKFIREHGNEWI